GTTTTTTTTAACGCTAAAAGCGGTAGGTACATTAACTCACAAAGATTATAAGATTATTACACCCATGATCGACTCAGCTCTAAGTAAAGTGGATCACCCTATAGTTAAAGTGCTGATAGATGGCTCACAATTAGAAGGTTGGGAAATTAGAGCTGCATGGGATGACTTAAAGCTTGGGTTAAAACACGGTAAAAATTTTAAAAAAGTCGCGATTTACGGTAATAAAGAGTGGCAAGCAACCTTAGCCAAAGTGGGGGGCTGGTTTGTAGCAGGTAAAGTAGCATACTTTGAAAACGCCACCACAGCCATTGAGTGGCTACAAGAGTAACGCCATAACCCCAGCGAGAGCACGTTAATGCTCTCTCTACTCATATGGTTGTTTAATAAATCTTATAAAGTGAGGTGTTTTTGTAATTTAACTTCCTCTGCATCTACATCTAAAAGTACCGTCACGGTAACTAATTGTTGCTGCTTACTTAGGGGGAGTGTAAAGCTATAAGTTTGCTGCTGATATGGATCAAGTACGACGTTTTGCTGTTGCGGTATGACATTAATTGGCTGTGAAAACGCGGTGGCAGTTAAACTAATAGTGCCTGTAGTTGCGCCGGAGTAAGGGCCAGAAAGTGTCGCTATAACCAGCAATTCACCCTCAGTTGTAGTACTGTGGCTAAGCGAAAGTTGCACGCCATTAAATGCGTTTAACGGCGCTTTTAGCCTCGATTTATGGGTTAAATCGTGCCAATTAAGTTGCTGTTCAATAATAATGGAATCTGCACTTAGGTGTTGGGGTAAAGTGATATTACTAACGCCTGGATTTACAACTTGCAGCAGTATTTCACTGCTTAATAACTGCCCACTGGCGTCTAATAAGTTTACGTTTGCTGTCACATTCACTGCAGCGTCAGAAGGGTTCATTATGCGTAAAAAGGCCTCACCATGATGGTAATATATTTGGCTATTAATACCAGAAAGCAGACTGAGTGCATCATCACCTAAGCTATTTTTATACTTCAAAAATAGTGTATTAAGTGAATTTATCAAAGCAGAATGGTTATTTTTATTGGGCAGCTGAGCCATCAAAGACGCCAGCTCAGGCGCGCAATTAACGAGTTCATTAGTTGCCTGCTGGCAGCTTTGAAATAACCGCGTAAGTTTATCATAATCTGTAAATAACCACGGATTGGTTATTTGATCGTGATATGTGTCCGCGACGTTGCCATTCGTAAAGTAGGGCGTTATTTTATGATTATTATTGTTAGCTAATAAACTAATTTTACGCGCGTTTAATTGTGACAATAACTGATTTTCTATAACTACATCAAACGATTGCTTAATAACGTTCGCGGCATTAAACGCTGTTAACTGTACAGTTAGCTTAGTAGTATTAATACTAACAGTGATGGCTAATTTTTGCTGTTGGGCAATGGCTTGCTGTAGCTCAGGCGTTAGCGCTATCTGCTGCTCAGTAAAGTGGCTAACATTATCAGCGCGGATCACTAAGCGCTTTGCATCAACGATTAACAATTTTAATAGTTGATCAGCATTAGGATTTTCTTCGGTGCTGAAAGTACGGCGATACTGTTGATTTTGTTCACTGAGTTGTCCTTGTAATGCTATGCCAATTTCACCACGGGCAAGTTGCGAGGGTTCAAACTCTATCAGTGCCGCAACTTGGTTACTATGGGTTAACTCAATTAATGCTGAAGCAGAGGGTAAAGGAAAGTCCATCACCGGGTGCGTCACTGTGTGTGCATCCGCAGGACTAATATCTAAACGGGCGATTTTTTTGGCCTGATTGTTACGAATCCAATATGCACTGCCATCTTGCTCCCATGGCCCAGACACAATATGAAAACTAGGTTTTATATTAGCAACAAATTTTGCAAAACCAGCCTCTATAGCCTGCCAGTCGTTGAATGTTTCCTTTAGCAGGGTATTGGCGGTTGTTAATGTTGTTTCGCTGTTGGGGTTAGCGAGCCTTAATTTATTTAAAAAGTGGCTAAAATATTGTGCCCGCTGTGGTGAGCTTAAAAAATAGTGAATAATGAAAAAATTAAGCCCCCGCTTGAGAGACGGATCATCATTAATTTGTTCTATGCTGGGCTTATTGGCGCTGTAATACTGCTTTAAACCGGTTTCGATATAGTTCATAGGCGCACGGTCAAATACCATCACTGTGAGTTGCTTTTTACTTGGATCATAAACATGATGCGCCACTGAATCAGCTAGCCCTTCGGTGATCCAACTTGGCGCCCAGGTGGAGTGGCCATTGAGTGCCATATGAAAGGCATGCATAGTTTCATGAATAACAATATAACGTTGATGTTGCCTGCGATCGCTAGGGAAACTATATCCAGCACGATTATAAAACATGGTTTCGCCGCCTGCAGTTTCATGTACGCCACGTAAAAAACCATCATCGAGCATCGCCTCACGTACTCTTTCGCGGCTACTGCCATACACTACGGCAATGCGTTGACGCTCAATATTCGGCGGCTGCATGCCAAATAATGCGACATAATGTGGGTAAGCCATTTCTAATAACTCAAGGTAGAGCCTTACTTTATGTTCGGGTAAGTCGCTTTTTAGTGCGAAGTGTTTACTTACCCACCAGTTATACCCTCGGCTATTTCCAATTTTTCCTGTGCTGTAAGTGTAGGGAACGGTTTGTCCTAAAAAGGCAATATCAATATTATGTAAAGTAGTCGTATAACCTTGCACTGAGATATCGACCCGCATTGTCTCAGCAGCGATTGCATCTAACGGCGCTAACTTAAGTTGAGTAGCTTGATTATGATATGTGTTTGGTACGTGAAGCTCTGTTTGACAGGCAACGAGTAAAAAGAGAGACAAGGGAAAGAAAAAATTTTTCATAATTATAGTTGTTTTGTGTGTATATTGTATGCAATATAAAGTAACGTGTTTCATCGACAAAGTAAACTATGAATAACAATCAATTACTCGAGCCGGAACAACTAGACTGCCTCGAAAATAATAATGCTAAGTCGAGCCGTCCAGGCTTTGGTTTGGCATTTTATATTGCCAATATAATGGAAATTTTTGAACGTTTGGCATGGTATGGTTTTTTTGCAGTATCTTCTGTGTATATGACTACGCCTGTTGAGCAAGGAGGGGTCGGGTTTACTGAGCCGCAGCGGGGGGCAGTGCAAGGGATTATTCCATTTTTCTTATATTTATTGCCGGTGATCACCGGGGCATTAGCAGACCGTTACGGCTATAAAAAAATGTTTGCTGTGTCGTTTATATTAATGGCACCGAGTTATTACTTTCTAGGCCAAGTGACACAGTTTAGTTCATTTTTTATGATCCTCTTAATGGTGGCATTTGGTGCCTCTTGTTTTAAACCTGTGGTGGTTGGTACCATTAGTCGCAGTACTAACGATAGCAATCGGGGCTTAGGGTTTGGTATTTTTTATACTATGGTGAACTTAGGCGGTTTTATTGGCCCATTAGTCGCGGGATATTTGCGTGCAATTAGTTGGGACGCGGTATTTATTATGTCGTCAGTATGGATTTTAATTAATTTTATCCCGCTGCTGCTATACCGCCAAGAAAGCGCAACCGCGCAGACAAAAACCAGCTTAAAGCAGGTGTTACAGCAGGCGCAGCATGTGTTAGGTAATAGCCGCTTTGCGTTATTACTGTTTGCTAGTGTGATGATCTTAATGACCGCAGGGGTGAGTTGGTTGAGCTACCCTCAGGCGTTTTCACTTATTGCGCTCTGGTTAGGGATGAATTGGTTGTGGGATAAACTACTGCTAAACCGGGATCATAATCGCTGGTATTTACAACCTGTACGTGTGAGTAACCGTAATTTTGCGCTTTACTTGGCTATCTTGACCGGTTTTTGGACTGTTTATAACCAGCTGTTTTATACCTTACCTTTGTTTATTCGTGATTATATTGATACTCAAGACCTAGTCGCGTTTATGGCTTATTTTGGTCAATCAGCCGTCGATTTTTTTGCTTATGTAGATCGCGCGGCACTGAGTGATAAATTACAACAACTCGCCGCTCACTATGCAGGTTCAGCGCCCTTAAGCAGTATTGATTTAGAAACAATCCGGCTGGAATTAGTGCATTTAAAAGTAAATGTACCTGTGGCACAAATCGCTATTTTTACTAGCGAGTTAGGCAATTACCAGTTAAATACAGAGCAAGCGCAACAACTTGCCGAACGTTGGCTTAAATACAGGCAAGTTAACCCAGAATACCTTATCAATTTAGACTTTGCCGCCATCGTATTATTACAAATAATGGTTAGTTTAAAGTGCCAGCGGTTTAAAGTAATTTCGGTGTTGATCAGCGGTCTGATAGTGACCGCGGGCGCATTTTTATTATTGTTATTAATGAGTGCCGGTCTCTTAATGACTCAGCTCGGTGGCTTGGTTATTATTACCGTTATTTTGCTGATTGCTTTTGGCGAGATGCTTACGTCACCAAAAAGCCAAGAATATGTTGCCAGTATTGCACCAAAAGATAGTGCAGCAATGTTTATGGGGTATTACTTTGTTTCAATGGCGCTGGGCTTTTTGTTTGCTGGATTTTTATCGGGGTGGAGTTATGGTTACTTAGTAAAAACATTACAGCGGCCCGACTTAATGTGGCTATTATTTGCTGCCATTGCGCTAATCACAGGTTTAGGTTTTTATTTATTATCAACATACAATAAAAGGGAAAAGCATGAAAGTTAAGCCGTTGCTTGTTTTTATTTCACCAGTGCATCGGCAAACTAAATAAAGTAGCGAACAGCCGCTTATTTTATATAGATTAGCGGCAGTTTTGTTAGCTGGTTTTTGCTTTAACCTCAGCCCATTGCGCTTGTAGCCACCTACTTAGCGTTATTATGTCGCTTTGTTTAGCCCGTGATTTTTTATATACAAAGTAAAATTTTGTGCCGGTTTCTACTCCATACAGTGGTAGTTTAATGAGCTGATTGTCGCTCTGTGAGGCAATAAAAAAATCATCTATAAGCGTAATGCCTAAATTATAACGCGCTGCCTCGGCTGCCAATATAACGTGACTAAAGTGATTTATTTTTACATTCGTTGGTAAGGTTAGACCGCCACTTTCACACCATTGTTGCCAATCGTCAGCAGTGCGTTGTTCTGACTCACTATATTGCACTGACAACAACGGGTGCTCCCACAGCTCATTGGGTAGCGGCTGGTTTTTTAATTGTTGCCACAGGGTTTTACCACAGGCAGGGTAGAGCTTTTCCGCAAATAAAAACTGACTCGCAAATGCTCCTTTAGGCGGGTTGGTCGTAATAAAGCAATCAGCAACCCGCTCGCTAAAGTCAGACTCGTCAACAATCATGTTTAAGGTTAAATCAATATCGGGATGATCGTGCTTAAAACTCTCTAAACGTGGTATTAGCCATTTTACAGCAAGTGAACTGTACAGAGCCAAACGAATGTGGCCAGGTTCACCAAAGCGAATTTTTTGCGTGGCGCTGGCTAAACTGGTTAATGAATGGCTTACTTCGTGGTAATAACGGCTGCCCGCATCGGTTAACGAAAAGCTACGACCACTGCGGTTAAATAGCGGCTCGTTTAAATATTGCTCTAATAGTTTAACTTGGTGGCTTACGGCACTTTGTGTCACATTAAGGTGTTCAGCCGCTTTAGAAAAGCTATTTAATCGTGCGACAACTTCAAAACATTGCACCGCACGTAATGGAGGTAATTTCATTATTAGTTTAGCTCATACTAAAAGTATTTTAATCATTATACATAATTAAACGAATTGCTCTATGCTAGCGCCTTTAATTTGCAGGCACGGAGTAACAATGCAAAAAATATCGGTTGGCTTAGGCATGACATTACTTGTGGTGGGTAACATTATTGCGGTTTTTTCTGACGCTATAATCAAAACTTTACCAGCAGAAAGTCCCACGTTTCAGTTTGTATTTATGCGCCAACTTACCGCAGTATTAATTTTGCTCCCGTTTTGTTTGTCGGCGAATAAAAAACATTTATTTGCCGGTTTAAAATGGCATGCGGTACGCGGCCATGTATGGTTATTTGGTATTATATTTATGGTGTTTGCGCTCAAAGCTTTACCGCTCGCAACCGCGAACGCTATTTTTTATGCCGCGCCTTTATTAATGCTGCCTTTAGCAGTAATGATATTTCGTGAACAGCTAACAAAAAGCAGCATAGCTGTGGCTGTTATTGGCTTTATAGGGGTACTTATTGTTATTCAGCCTACCGACATTAATTGGGCGGCTATATTTGCATTTGTAGTCGCAATTACACTGGCGGTAAATAATGTACTAATACGAAAGTTGCCTAAACATCATAGTATTATGCAAACTTTGTTACTTACCAATTTAGTAGGTATGCCTGTGGGATTAGGTTTGGCGCTGTGGGAAAACGAGCCATGGCATTGGGCCGCACTTATTACTGCGTTTGGCTCTACACTGTTTATTTTAATTTATGCGGGAATTTGCGTGTATGTTTATAGCAAAATCGAATCGAGCCAAGTTGCTAGCGCTGAATATAGCGGCTTAGTGGCGGCTGTCGTTGTTGGGTTATTTTGGTTTGGTGAAGTGCCTACACTTGGCTTAATAATTGGTGCATCGTTAATTATTTTACCTTTAGTGTGGTTGGCTAACGTACAAAAAAACAAACAGCGATTGGTTAAACGTCAACTCACAAAATAAACTACTGCGCGTGGTATGTATTGCGCAGTAGTATTTAGTCGTTTAAGCCAAATAAACAAATGTCAGTTTATATTACTTTTGTAAACCAAACGGGTCGTCAATACTGTGGCTAGGCTCGGTAAACCATTTTGCACCACTGTCGGTCATATAAAAATGATCTTCTAAGCGCACCCCAAATTCATCCGGTATAACCAGCATTGGCTCGTTACTAAAACACATGCCAGCGGCTAGTGGCGTTTTATTACCGCCTACCAAATAAGGCCATTCGTGAATATCTAAACCAATGCCGTGGCCTGTACGGTGCGGGCAACCAGGTGTTTGATAATCAGGGCCTAAACCTTGCTCGGCTAAGTAGCTGCGCGCAGCAGTATCTACGTCTTCACATGGCACGCCAATTTTTGCTGCATTGAAAGCTGCAATTTGTGCTGCTTTTTCATTATTCCAAAATTGACGTTGGCGATCTGTTGCTTCACCAAACACATAAGTGCGGGTAATATCAGATAAGTAATCATGTACTTTACAGCCAGTATCAATAAGTACCATGTCGCCTTTTTTAAGGATTTGCGGATCTTTTACTCCATGCGGGAATGACGTTGCAAGCCCAAATAACACGATACAAAAGTAGTTACCCGGCGCGCCTACTTTTTGATGCGCTAGCTTTATAAACTCTTCTACTTCAGTGGTACTAATACCTTCGTGCAGCATGCTTGCCGTAGCTTGGTGAACCACTAAGGTCATATCCATAGCGCGTTGCATTAACGCCAGCTCATTGGCTGATTTATGCATTCTACAATGTGCAGTAACCGGCTGAGCATTCACTAAATTTAAACCCGTTTGCGCTTTATTAATACCATCAAAAATAAAGAACTGTGCGCTTTCATCAATACCAATAGTGCCATTAGCCGCAATACCCATTTCCGTTAATATATTAACAAATAACTGATATGGGTTTTGATGCTCTTGCCAACCACGAATTGGCCCGTCAATTACTTTAAAACCATTGAGTGAGCCAATTTCAAAATAAGGAGCTATGTATTGCACTTCACCTTTAGCAGGCAAAATTGCGCCAACTAAACGCTCACTTGCATACCAACGCATACCGGTAAAATAAGCCAGGTTAGTGCCGGCATTTAAATAAATTGCATCAATGTTATTAGCTTGCATATAAGCTTGCGCTTTAGCAATGCGCGCTAAGTGTTCATCGGCCTGGATAGGGGTTAAATCGCTAGTCATATTGCTTAGGCTAGCGAGTGCTTGTTCTTTGGTTTGGGTGCCAATACCAATTGTGGTCATAATGATCTCCTTTTTTGTGCGGCTATTGTGCTTGCGGTATGGATTTACTGCAAGTGGCTTGCGCCGAAAAACGATTAATACAATAAGGTTGTAAATTAATGGGCGGGGTTTGCTCTAAACATAACGCGGTGATCAGCTCAGCGGTCACTGCGCCTTGAGTTAACCCCAAATGCTGATGACCAAAAGCAAAATAGAGATTGCTATGCTGTGGTGCGCGGCCTATCACGGGTAAAGAGTCGGGTAGTGAAGGACGACAACCCATCCACGTGCTACTTAAAGCCGACGCGGGTGCAGACTCTCTCAGTAATGCATTCGCATGCGGTAATAAGGCCAATGCTCGTTTGTTATTCATTTTTTTATAGAGTCCTGCAAATTCAACGGTACCGGCGACTCTTAGTCCTTGGCTCATCGGAGTCATAATAAAGCGGCGCTCGGCCGAAGCAACAGGGCGCGATAAGCCCGAGTCAATATCAAGCATGCAATGATAGCCTCGCTCTGTGTCAAGAGGAGCATAATAACCAAGGGGTTTTAATAAATTATTGCTCCATGCCCCTGCGGCAACCACCACTTTATCACTGTAATGTTGCTGTTGTTCGCACTGCAGTAAATAGCCGGTTTTGTTTGCGTTAATAGCGGTGACATTTTGTTGGCAAAACAGGCCGCCTAATAGACTAAATTGCTCAGCTAACTGCACGCAAAATAAATGCGGATCAACACTGTGGGCAACATCTTCAAAGAATAATGCGTAGGTTACTAAAGCGCTTAAACTAGGCTCTAATGCTTGCAGCTGCTCACGATTAAGTAGCCGTACGTTTATATCTTGGGCTTGATACATGGCTAAAATGGCTTCAACTTCAACCAAAGGCGTCGCTTCAAAAGTAAGTAAACTGCCTTTTTTAGTCAATAAATGAGCTAAATTATAGTCATTGAGTAGCCGTTCGTAGGCTGCAATAGCGTGGCTATTCAGTGCTTTTAATGCTTGGGTATGGGCGCGATATTTAACCATTGGCATATTTTTTATAAATTGCCAAAACCACGGGGTTGCCTTAAGTGCATACCGCCAGTCGATCCTTAACGGGCCAAGTGGATTAAAGAGCATGCTAGGTAATTTTTTTAATAACCCGGGCTGCGCTAACGGAAATACTTGTTCGGTAGCAAAGTGTCCGGCATTACCTTTAGAGCAGCCTTGTGCTAAGCCTTGTTGATCATACAAAGTTACTGCAAAGCCAGCGCGTTGTAACTGTAATGCTGTGCAAATACCAATAATTCCAGCGCCGACCACTGCAATTTGTTGGGGAGCTTTATCCGCCAAAATAGTTTACCTCATATGTAAATAAACAATACTTAACAGCGTAATTTAATACCACGTTTAGATTATATTGCTGTTGTGGTGATATGAATTTAAAAAAATCAGTTTGTTTTAAATTAAACAATTGTGATTAATTTCAGTTGGTTAAGTTTTTTCATTAATGATTGGATTAGGTCAAAAAGCACATTTATCAAACAAACTGAAATTAGCATATT
This genomic stretch from Pseudoalteromonas translucida KMM 520 harbors:
- a CDS encoding M24 family metallopeptidase, encoding MTTIGIGTQTKEQALASLSNMTSDLTPIQADEHLARIAKAQAYMQANNIDAIYLNAGTNLAYFTGMRWYASERLVGAILPAKGEVQYIAPYFEIGSLNGFKVIDGPIRGWQEHQNPYQLFVNILTEMGIAANGTIGIDESAQFFIFDGINKAQTGLNLVNAQPVTAHCRMHKSANELALMQRAMDMTLVVHQATASMLHEGISTTEVEEFIKLAHQKVGAPGNYFCIVLFGLATSFPHGVKDPQILKKGDMVLIDTGCKVHDYLSDITRTYVFGEATDRQRQFWNNEKAAQIAAFNAAKIGVPCEDVDTAARSYLAEQGLGPDYQTPGCPHRTGHGIGLDIHEWPYLVGGNKTPLAAGMCFSNEPMLVIPDEFGVRLEDHFYMTDSGAKWFTEPSHSIDDPFGLQK
- a CDS encoding DMT family transporter is translated as MQKISVGLGMTLLVVGNIIAVFSDAIIKTLPAESPTFQFVFMRQLTAVLILLPFCLSANKKHLFAGLKWHAVRGHVWLFGIIFMVFALKALPLATANAIFYAAPLLMLPLAVMIFREQLTKSSIAVAVIGFIGVLIVIQPTDINWAAIFAFVVAITLAVNNVLIRKLPKHHSIMQTLLLTNLVGMPVGLGLALWENEPWHWAALITAFGSTLFILIYAGICVYVYSKIESSQVASAEYSGLVAAVVVGLFWFGEVPTLGLIIGASLIILPLVWLANVQKNKQRLVKRQLTK
- a CDS encoding MFS transporter; this translates as MNNNQLLEPEQLDCLENNNAKSSRPGFGLAFYIANIMEIFERLAWYGFFAVSSVYMTTPVEQGGVGFTEPQRGAVQGIIPFFLYLLPVITGALADRYGYKKMFAVSFILMAPSYYFLGQVTQFSSFFMILLMVAFGASCFKPVVVGTISRSTNDSNRGLGFGIFYTMVNLGGFIGPLVAGYLRAISWDAVFIMSSVWILINFIPLLLYRQESATAQTKTSLKQVLQQAQHVLGNSRFALLLFASVMILMTAGVSWLSYPQAFSLIALWLGMNWLWDKLLLNRDHNRWYLQPVRVSNRNFALYLAILTGFWTVYNQLFYTLPLFIRDYIDTQDLVAFMAYFGQSAVDFFAYVDRAALSDKLQQLAAHYAGSAPLSSIDLETIRLELVHLKVNVPVAQIAIFTSELGNYQLNTEQAQQLAERWLKYRQVNPEYLINLDFAAIVLLQIMVSLKCQRFKVISVLISGLIVTAGAFLLLLLMSAGLLMTQLGGLVIITVILLIAFGEMLTSPKSQEYVASIAPKDSAAMFMGYYFVSMALGFLFAGFLSGWSYGYLVKTLQRPDLMWLLFAAIALITGLGFYLLSTYNKREKHES
- a CDS encoding NAD(P)/FAD-dependent oxidoreductase; this translates as MADKAPQQIAVVGAGIIGICTALQLQRAGFAVTLYDQQGLAQGCSKGNAGHFATEQVFPLAQPGLLKKLPSMLFNPLGPLRIDWRYALKATPWFWQFIKNMPMVKYRAHTQALKALNSHAIAAYERLLNDYNLAHLLTKKGSLLTFEATPLVEVEAILAMYQAQDINVRLLNREQLQALEPSLSALVTYALFFEDVAHSVDPHLFCVQLAEQFSLLGGLFCQQNVTAINANKTGYLLQCEQQQHYSDKVVVAAGAWSNNLLKPLGYYAPLDTERGYHCMLDIDSGLSRPVASAERRFIMTPMSQGLRVAGTVEFAGLYKKMNNKRALALLPHANALLRESAPASALSSTWMGCRPSLPDSLPVIGRAPQHSNLYFAFGHQHLGLTQGAVTAELITALCLEQTPPINLQPYCINRFSAQATCSKSIPQAQ
- a CDS encoding STAS/SEC14 domain-containing protein, translated to MVGLTHGLSIGIERSGSEFFLTLKAVGTLTHKDYKIITPMIDSALSKVDHPIVKVLIDGSQLEGWEIRAAWDDLKLGLKHGKNFKKVAIYGNKEWQATLAKVGGWFVAGKVAYFENATTAIEWLQE
- a CDS encoding LysR family transcriptional regulator gives rise to the protein MKLPPLRAVQCFEVVARLNSFSKAAEHLNVTQSAVSHQVKLLEQYLNEPLFNRSGRSFSLTDAGSRYYHEVSHSLTSLASATQKIRFGEPGHIRLALYSSLAVKWLIPRLESFKHDHPDIDLTLNMIVDESDFSERVADCFITTNPPKGAFASQFLFAEKLYPACGKTLWQQLKNQPLPNELWEHPLLSVQYSESEQRTADDWQQWCESGGLTLPTNVKINHFSHVILAAEAARYNLGITLIDDFFIASQSDNQLIKLPLYGVETGTKFYFVYKKSRAKQSDIITLSRWLQAQWAEVKAKTS